One window of the Salvia miltiorrhiza cultivar Shanhuang (shh) chromosome 6, IMPLAD_Smil_shh, whole genome shotgun sequence genome contains the following:
- the LOC130989757 gene encoding PLASMODESMATA CALLOSE-BINDING PROTEIN 4-like, protein MDAPKFIFSFLLSTLILHSSASGLHWSRKHTTQHDSLNFPTTTPAIVTVPSATPVTITPTPAATPVTIPPPTTTTGTPPVTNPVTTPAVAPPATSTGAGQGWCVAKSGAPEKSIQAALDYACGIGGADCSTIQQGASCYNPNTLQNHASYAFNSYYQRNPVPTSCDFGGAAAITTSNPSSGSCVFATSASTTPTVTPPSTATPVTVTPPSTATPVTVTPPSMATPVTVTPPSTATPVSTIPTVTPPSAATPVSTSPPTTASPVTINPTTPNTASSTGGSPTPSGFGIPPSILNSSNPGFGGTTTGFGIGDGSPVANINSSVSVSSILEPFVGCILAVAAIVVLEM, encoded by the exons ATGGATGCTCCCAAATTTATCTTCTCATTCCTCCTATCTACTCTCATTCTCCACTCCTCAGCCTCAG GGCTTCATTGGAGTCGCAAACACACAACTCAACACGACTCGCTCAACTTCCCCACCACCACTCCGGCCATCGTCACGGTGCCGTCGGCCACACCGGTCACCATAACCCCAACTCCGGCCGCCACTCCGGTGACCATTCCTCctcccaccaccaccaccggcaCCCCGCCCGTGACCAACCCCGTGACCACCCCGGCCGTGGCCCCCCCAGCGACCAGTACCGGCGCGGGGCAGGGGTGGTGCGTCGCGAAAAGCGGGGCGCCGGAGAAGAGCATTCAGGCGGCGCTGGATTACGCGTGCGGGATCGGCGGCGCAGATTGCTCCACCATCCAGCAAGGCGCGAGCTGCTACAATCCCAACACGCTCCAAAACCACGCCTCCTACGCCTTCAACAGCTATTACCAGCGGAATCCCGTGCCCACCAGCTGCGACttcggcggcgccgccgccatcACCACTTCGAATCCAA GCTCCGGCTCGTGCGTGTTCGCAACGTCGGCGAGCACGACCCCGACTGTGACTCCGCCGTCAACGGCGACGCCAGTGACTGTGACTCCGCCGTCAACGGCGACGCCAGTGACTGTGACTCCACCGTCAATGGCAACGCCGGTGACTGTTACTCCGCCGTCAACAGCAACGCCGGTGAGCACGATCCCGACTGTAACTCCACCATCAGCGGCAACGCCGGTAAGCACGAGCCCGCCAACAACGGCATCTCCGGTTACCATAAATCCGACTACTCCGAATACAGCATCATCAACCGGAGGATCACCGACACCATCGGG TTTCGGCATACCTCCGAGCATATTGAATTCGAGCAACCCTGGTTTCGGCGGCACGACGACGGGATTTGGGATCGGAGATGGGTCTCCGGTGGCCAACATAAACTCCTCTGTCTCAGTGTCGAGCATTCTCGAGCCATTTGTGGGCTGCATTCTTGCGGTTGCAGCCATTGTAGTTTTGGAAATGTAG
- the LOC130989756 gene encoding nuclear envelope-associated protein 2-like yields MSAQPVVMRDVDPLLKDLSEKKQSFRRNVVSLAAELKEVRSRLASQEQSVVRETLTRQEAETKLKNLEKEICRLEKSLEERNAELEASNTAAEMYVKEMDDLRLQLSLTRATADASALSAQSAQMQCSALVKELEEKNCSLKEHEARVDKLKEQLDLLQKDLLAREVSQMQLKDEVSKIEHEIMQALTKAGADKDCELWKILVETSPKNFKSINNLLTVKDQEIAKLRDEIRFLSAHWKLKTEELESQLEKHRRADLELKKKVLKLEFCLQEARAQTRKLQRMGERRDKTLKELRDQLTAKEQATPPGASSESHNFWEGSGFKIIVSMSMLVLVMFSKR; encoded by the exons ATGTCTGCGCAGCCGGTGGTGATGCGGGATGTAGATCCGTTGCTCAAGGATCTGAGCGAGAAGAAGCAGAGTTTCCGGCGTAACGTGGTGTCGCTGGCGGCGGAGCTCAAGGAGGTGCGCAGCCGCCTCGCTTCTCAGGAGCAGTCCGTCGTCAGAGAAACCCTAACAAGACAG GAAGCAGAAACTAAATTGAAGAACTTGGAAAAAGAAATTTGTCGGTTGGAGAAGAGTTTAGAGGAGAGGAATGCGGAGCTAGAGGCCTCAAATACTGCTGCTGAGATG TATGTCAAAGAAATGGATGATCTGAGATTGCAGTTATCGTTAACCAGGGCAACTGCTGATGCAAGTGCACTATCTGCACAATCTGCACAGATGCAGTGTTCGGCTCTGGTAAAAGAATTAGAAGAGAAAAACTGCTCTTTAAAAGAGCATGAGGCTCGTGTAGATAAACTGAAAGAACAATTAGATCTTCTACAGAAGGATCTTCTAGCCAGAGAAGTTTCTCAAATGCAATTAAAAGATGAAGTATCAAAAATCGAGCATGAGATCATGCAAGCATTAACCAAGGCTGGAGCAGATAAAGATTGTGAGCTCTGGAAAATTTTGGTTGAGACGTCTCCAAAAAATTTTAAGAGTATCAATAATCTTTTAACCGTCAAAGATCAAGAAATAGCTAAGTTGAGAGATGAAATCAGGTTTCTGTCTGCTCACTGGAAGCTGAAGACTGAGGAGCTCGAATCTCAG TTAGAGAAGCATCGTAGGGCAGATCTGGAGTTGAAAAAGAAAGTCCTGAAGTTGGAGTTCTGTCTTCAAGAAGCACGAGCTCAAACACGCAAGCTCCAAAGG ATGGGAGAGCGAAGGGATAAAACTCTGAAGGAACTCAGAGATCAGTTGACAGCCAAGGAACAAGCTACGCCTCCGGGTGCAAGCAGCGAGAGCCATAACTTCTGGGAGGGCTCGGGTTTCAAGATCATAGTTTCCATGTCGATGTTGGTCTTGGTTATGTTCTCAAAGAGGTAA